The Corticium candelabrum chromosome 17, ooCorCand1.1, whole genome shotgun sequence genome has a segment encoding these proteins:
- the LOC134193173 gene encoding uncharacterized protein LOC134193173, producing the protein MQAVVVVLLCFFAIFSHASLLHVAQTKDAPNVLNFASAVTSATIGGYANGIALLGTEKLPAHSCRQIAELRRDVDNGVYHIKSVVTGDSFPVFCDMANGGYTMVYKAVSGVSGNVANVWTKTGVSNEEQVNALNTNNFFKGHYKNRIVDEWRSYRPKEVVVVLYKGGAEVVRMVFDGHLSRKNSWFTKQRLAFSPYTDLKTSSTNYFGIQGHKTREWFINKNYGGCGKDAGWLVFYSPGLGCSWEPKTKIQIKYSRTNKAQNWSNGNVGEADAMAVFVD; encoded by the exons ATGCAGGCTGTTGTAGTCGTGCTGCTATGTTTCTTTGCAATTTTCTCGCATGCATCTCTCTTACATGTAGCTCAGACGAAAGACGCTCCTAACGTTCTG AACTTTGCCTCGGCGGTAACCAGCGCCACCATTG GTGGTTATGCTAATGGCATT GCTTTGCTTGGAACAGAAAAGCTACCTGCTCACTCTTGTCGACAAATAGCTGAGCTTCGTCGTGATGTGGACAATGGTGTTTATCATATCAAAAGTGTTG TTACTGGTGATTCCTTTCCTGTTTTCTGTGATATGGCAAATGGAG GCTACACAATGGTCTACAAAGCGGTTAGTGGAGTATCAGGAAATGTTGCAAATGTGTGGACTAAAACAGGAGTCTCCAATGAGGAACAAGTGAATGCACTCAACACAAATAACTTCTTCAAGGGTCACTACAAAAACAGAATTGTTGACGAATGGAGATCATATAGACCCAAAGAG gttgttgttgtattgtacaAAGGAGGAGCTGAGGTGGTTAGGATGGTTTTCGATGGTCATCTGTCCAGAAAAAATTCTTGGTTTACCAAACAACGTCTTGCCTTCTCTCCGTACACTGATCTGAAAACAAGTTCCACTAACTATTTTGGAATCCAAGGACACAAAACTCGTGAATGGTTTATTAACAAAAACTATGGTGGTTGTGGAAAAGATGCAGGATGGCTTGTCTTTTACTCTCCTGGTCTTGGTTGCTCTTGGGAACCAAAGACCAAAATTCAAATCAAATACAGTCGTACCAATAAAGCTCAGAACTGGTCAAATG GTAATGTGGGAGAAGCAGATGCCATGGCTGTCTTTGTTGACTGA